In one window of Paraflavitalea soli DNA:
- a CDS encoding MBL fold metallo-hydrolase, whose product MDNRVVYLKPNVVIEPLVDSWYAWPHLISPATAAMNVVKRHMDIMESYLANPEAHAQAVLNAKMRGGPFMDFNGGRIEEVTALMQNTHTERAAMFELTKAIRALDTLLQNEAKGYSMEELYKKVPEPLQGYVELYYDLHNNPSFRFFESLLYKSKYYDQSAQSIALWITNNDHRPFCLSTPRLAEPDVLRLDIPFSHPGIDELAKMKRSPQPIGYIKSLLGISPKQEPLFETLFTEETPAAYSKYTGDKVRMRYFGHACILVETKNLSILLDPVISYYGYHSDLEHFSDIDLPDTIDYVMITHNHQDHILFETLLPLRHKVKNIIVPRTRGGRLEDPNLKLMFNNIGFNDVIELDEMETIQFEDITITGLPFTGEHSDLNILCKLCYHVRVDQFSLLFMADSRVIEPALYKHIHREIGNVDVVFLGMECDGAPLSWLYGPLMPKKIPRDQDGSRRLSGSDYNKGIVLVDLFQPGEIYVYAMGQEPWLEFISSIKYTEESNPIIQSDKLIAECTSRGMIAERLYGEKEILYDKRKFA is encoded by the coding sequence ATGGATAATCGTGTAGTATACCTCAAGCCCAACGTGGTTATAGAGCCACTGGTAGATTCCTGGTATGCCTGGCCACACCTGATATCGCCCGCAACGGCAGCTATGAATGTGGTAAAGCGGCATATGGATATCATGGAGTCTTACCTGGCCAATCCCGAGGCCCATGCACAGGCAGTATTAAATGCAAAAATGAGAGGCGGCCCCTTTATGGATTTCAATGGTGGCCGCATTGAAGAGGTTACCGCCTTGATGCAAAATACCCATACAGAAAGGGCCGCCATGTTTGAGCTTACCAAAGCCATCCGGGCGCTGGACACCCTGTTGCAGAACGAAGCAAAGGGTTATTCAATGGAAGAGTTGTATAAGAAAGTGCCAGAGCCCTTACAAGGGTATGTAGAACTGTATTATGACCTTCACAATAATCCTTCCTTCAGGTTCTTTGAGTCCTTGCTGTACAAAAGCAAATATTATGACCAGTCGGCGCAAAGCATAGCTTTATGGATCACCAATAACGACCATCGTCCCTTTTGCCTCAGTACACCCAGGCTGGCAGAGCCGGATGTGCTACGGTTGGATATACCATTTAGCCATCCAGGTATAGACGAACTGGCCAAAATGAAACGATCGCCACAACCGATTGGTTATATCAAATCCTTATTGGGTATATCTCCGAAGCAGGAGCCCTTGTTCGAAACCCTTTTTACAGAGGAGACACCGGCTGCCTATAGCAAATATACCGGCGATAAGGTGCGCATGCGTTATTTCGGCCATGCATGCATCCTGGTAGAAACCAAAAACCTGAGTATTCTGCTCGATCCCGTGATCAGCTATTATGGCTATCACTCCGACCTGGAGCACTTTTCCGATATCGACCTGCCCGATACCATCGACTATGTAATGATCACCCACAATCACCAGGATCATATTCTGTTTGAGACCTTATTGCCATTGAGGCATAAGGTCAAAAATATTATTGTACCACGTACCCGTGGCGGAAGGCTGGAAGACCCCAACCTGAAACTGATGTTTAACAATATTGGTTTCAACGACGTAATAGAACTGGATGAAATGGAAACCATCCAGTTTGAAGATATTACCATTACTGGCCTTCCCTTTACTGGTGAGCACAGCGATCTCAATATCCTGTGTAAACTTTGTTACCATGTACGGGTAGACCAGTTCAGCCTGTTATTCATGGCCGATTCAAGAGTTATTGAACCTGCCTTGTATAAACACATACATAGGGAGATCGGCAATGTGGATGTGGTGTTCCTGGGCATGGAGTGCGATGGAGCGCCCCTGAGCTGGCTCTACGGGCCACTGATGCCGAAGAAAATCCCCCGGGATCAGGATGGCAGCAGAAGACTGTCAGGGTCTGATTACAACAAAGGCATCGTGTTGGTCGACCTGTTCCAGCCGGGTGAAATTTATGTATATGCCATGGGGCAGGAGCCCTGGCTGGAATTTATCAGCAGTATAAAATATACAGAGGAATCCAATCCCATTATCCAATCCGATAAGCTGATAGCCGAGTGCACTTCGCGCGGTATGATCGCAGAGCGATTGTATGGAGAAAAGGAGATATTATACGATAAAAGGAAATTCGCCTGA
- a CDS encoding penicillin acylase family protein, which translates to MKRIIFTAIFFVLAGAWIYFTSLHYSGLNSLQNLANYNAGLLSKKPLDLHHPQTIKTSFEGAELSIDTLGIPHIFGKDMNAMAYAIGYMHARDRYFQMELMAYSMMGRLAEILGEPGVRSDRHWRPFEMETRAMALFDSLKLTNPDLYNYLNAYEKGVNAYISAEKVPERDPLYTVWHYSPGTWKAWYVFLIQWYMSSDLTYYDDYVNRQEVLDKVPDSVRKALYPAQTVEYPYIIPVAGGSKRTPLPANGVVSLFQPSQVNNYQSAPVNRSLGSNNWVVGTSRTRSKVVLLSNDLHLMLVSPNIFYEMQLVCKEVHVYGYSIPGVPVIVTGHNGKIAWGITNGEWDVTEQYMLKIDSANKNNYWLDGKWQTMTTKDFTINVKDKAPVKTTARYTVFGQYKEKEGIGYGLKWHPLQSGGAVQAFWKLIRAAGWNDFRDALRLYDYPAQNFVYGDLDGNIGIICAGKMPIKPANYAGGLLDGKVSPGRDYVPFDSLPQAFNPAKDYLFSANQEPGPDQYYFSSRWFSDLYRPRRIDELLSTGSQLTWEDMRTMQLDVSDISVADCKKLLVKYGKEKSFGANWDLLMKWDGKITPGTKESTFFRSFRQATRAIAKEMAVQLGVKAQPSFDQTINFLLHTDTLTYTGGRLDARYYFERLVKAADSIYAGNKQYQQSPAQAYSFNIPQLTFLPGFEKSVNGIGGNDNTINVNYGAHPVIRTVVELKAGAIRSWMVNATGQTGRMNDNRYFQQLQAWKENRLHETQFVSDPSKLSSIQQKIAFSHE; encoded by the coding sequence ATGAAACGAATAATTTTCACAGCCATCTTTTTCGTATTGGCCGGGGCCTGGATCTATTTTACGTCCCTGCATTATAGCGGACTCAATTCATTACAGAACTTAGCCAATTACAATGCCGGTTTATTGAGCAAAAAGCCACTGGATCTGCACCACCCGCAAACGATCAAAACTTCTTTTGAAGGCGCGGAACTGAGCATAGATACATTGGGCATTCCCCACATTTTTGGAAAAGACATGAATGCGATGGCCTATGCTATTGGATACATGCATGCACGCGACCGGTATTTTCAGATGGAGCTGATGGCCTATTCTATGATGGGCCGGCTGGCTGAAATACTGGGAGAGCCGGGTGTCAGATCGGACAGGCATTGGCGGCCCTTCGAAATGGAGACCCGCGCCATGGCCTTGTTTGATAGCCTGAAGCTGACCAACCCCGACTTGTACAATTATCTCAATGCCTATGAAAAAGGCGTTAATGCTTATATAAGTGCAGAGAAGGTTCCGGAGCGTGATCCTTTGTATACCGTATGGCATTATTCCCCAGGAACCTGGAAAGCCTGGTATGTGTTTCTTATTCAATGGTACATGAGTTCCGACCTCACATATTATGATGATTATGTAAACAGGCAGGAAGTATTGGATAAGGTACCGGATTCCGTAAGAAAGGCTTTGTATCCTGCTCAAACGGTAGAATACCCTTATATTATTCCAGTAGCAGGTGGAAGCAAACGTACCCCCTTGCCGGCGAATGGCGTGGTTAGTTTGTTTCAACCATCCCAGGTCAATAATTACCAATCCGCCCCGGTAAACAGAAGCCTGGGCAGTAATAATTGGGTGGTTGGTACCTCCCGCACCCGTTCCAAAGTAGTGCTGTTGTCAAATGATCTGCACCTGATGCTTGTTTCGCCCAATATATTTTATGAAATGCAGCTGGTATGCAAAGAGGTACATGTGTATGGGTATTCCATACCCGGTGTGCCCGTGATCGTAACAGGGCATAATGGAAAGATCGCCTGGGGCATTACCAACGGCGAATGGGATGTTACCGAACAATATATGCTCAAAATTGATTCAGCCAATAAGAACAATTACTGGCTGGATGGGAAGTGGCAGACCATGACTACAAAAGATTTCACGATCAATGTAAAAGATAAGGCCCCTGTAAAAACCACTGCCCGGTACACCGTTTTCGGACAGTACAAGGAAAAAGAAGGGATAGGCTATGGACTTAAATGGCATCCCCTTCAATCGGGTGGCGCTGTGCAGGCCTTCTGGAAATTGATCAGGGCTGCAGGTTGGAATGACTTTCGTGATGCGCTGCGATTGTATGACTATCCGGCCCAGAATTTTGTATATGGTGATCTGGACGGAAATATAGGGATCATCTGCGCGGGTAAAATGCCCATAAAACCCGCTAACTATGCGGGAGGTTTGTTGGATGGGAAAGTATCACCTGGAAGGGATTATGTTCCGTTCGACTCCTTGCCGCAGGCATTCAACCCCGCAAAGGATTATTTGTTCTCTGCCAACCAGGAACCAGGCCCCGATCAATATTATTTTTCGTCCCGCTGGTTCAGCGACCTGTATCGGCCCAGGCGCATCGACGAGTTATTGTCAACAGGAAGTCAGTTGACCTGGGAAGATATGCGCACTATGCAGCTGGATGTTTCGGATATATCAGTAGCCGATTGTAAAAAGCTGCTGGTGAAGTATGGGAAAGAAAAAAGCTTTGGTGCCAATTGGGACCTCCTGATGAAATGGGATGGCAAAATTACACCTGGTACCAAGGAAAGCACTTTCTTCAGGTCATTCAGGCAGGCCACCCGCGCCATTGCAAAAGAAATGGCTGTTCAACTTGGCGTAAAAGCCCAGCCCTCTTTTGATCAAACCATTAATTTCCTCTTGCATACCGATACCCTTACTTACACAGGTGGCCGGCTGGATGCACGGTATTATTTTGAAAGACTGGTAAAAGCGGCAGATTCAATATATGCCGGTAATAAGCAGTACCAACAATCCCCCGCACAGGCTTATAGTTTTAATATCCCCCAATTGACCTTCTTGCCCGGCTTTGAGAAATCAGTGAATGGCATTGGAGGCAATGATAATACGATCAATGTGAATTATGGAGCCCATCCTGTTATCCGGACGGTGGTGGAATTAAAAGCAGGCGCTATCAGGTCCTGGATGGTAAATGCCACCGGCCAGACCGGAAGGATGAATGATAACAGGTACTTTCAGCAACTGCAGGCCTGGAAAGAAAACCGCTTGCATGAAACCCAGTTTGTAAGCGATCCTTCAAAACTATCTTCCATACAACAAAAAATAGCTTTTTCTCATGAATAA
- a CDS encoding SGNH/GDSL hydrolase family protein, whose amino-acid sequence MLLPEQPILNGQPSKAPQQDDPSTRVGIWIPSARNNQSFVRDQSKRAEWLLWADVREIPAKSTRKRIVLLGESVARGAFYDPCYTVAGELEGTLQVAGMEDAEVIDLAKTGMFIHEWPALIKACKLLQPDAVVILGGNNLVFTMQGGEDHYQEMYERYRQEGFAGVKAFGENELRKTMTAILEEIQASLVQAGIPVIYVVPEFNLRDWKSNTHEQVVPWLEDDQAAQWKEARDIALNTGSTREPEAVRLAAERMIIIDPSNPLGYEILGVHYSEAQEWDKARTYYEQARDTAFMNRGIVSKPRCFKVIQDTIRTTAPGYGIRVVNLPAVFSSHLDGLPDRRLFLDYCHLTVTGIKLAMRYTAAALIERLIGTTINVDLIGDSGIWPDNTVQAVAHACAAIHNAHYGQTADILAWHCDKAVAWSANVKDLMARFADFSTRSTSSLFCQSFEELITESETQQSRSIFSLVHPRGQKLMDIELVDYIVQSLNTIHIAIGDSIRKIRMEDHVVGPQKKNLLTSFYTDTYYSDHLPGLQSAYFRSYQATSSFCFIAQKGTLGFEWVYRTPAAKQGEKKLTISINNRPIPVADFPSSPTWSKGVFVIEEDWLTEGVNKLLINWPTPDAPVKEVAGAPATGFFEAVFPVNGEISSFTAVVTVKNSIMTHRPSSSLKSVAGSLAALMMSKSTDQQQKLALLEQLAIEKTNTPDVKDTGSQARKQENNPVGIWKPSLTNDKLVYTRDMARRPEWPLWANVHEIKPKGKKKRILLLGESVARGYFYDPYYTVAMELEATMNKVSGIHPVEVIDLARTSMNLPGLINMIKACTVLQPDAVVVFAGNNWRTDISLTADAMFKQVYEIYKKEFFTGTLSFLEESLKERVLECLDTLRESLIKKSIPVLFLIPGFNLKDWRSNAVEQMLPWLPGDRIGQWLHWKEVGEQALQDSDLQTLESAALQMTVLDPSNPLGHEWLGQCYDRKGLLEQARASFGAARDTALMSREDSKPRCYGVIQQTLVVEAANYGIKLINLPVIFETEQGKLEDRDLYLDYCHLTVTGIKIAARYAAQALAEMMEGLKLRIENVPPSGLQPTAGVMATAHFCAAIHNAHSGQHPDIIQYHCNKAVTLDPNVKELMVRYADFSTRKALTLLCSAFEELILEGEMRQYEGGLGLAHPRGRKLMDIDLVDQIIQSVNSPLANTINEIRLSEHGVSQGKKNLLESFYSATFYHNPVPKPGAVFLQARSTETRFQFVADRDHIDLSMVYRTPQRNYPNKKIRICLNNKNTVIAEIPMADKWTSYSFSIADTRLKKGVNHLIIDWPYTSEPQFTEQTASGHSMFRAMFPVLGEIAVFTAIANEKSTAFAKNQDSLMSLEEN is encoded by the coding sequence ATGTTATTGCCGGAACAGCCTATACTGAACGGGCAACCGTCTAAAGCGCCTCAGCAGGACGACCCGTCCACACGGGTGGGTATTTGGATACCATCTGCCAGGAACAATCAGTCCTTTGTGCGCGACCAAAGTAAAAGAGCAGAATGGTTGCTTTGGGCCGATGTACGGGAAATACCTGCAAAGAGTACCAGGAAGCGGATCGTGCTGTTGGGTGAATCGGTTGCCAGGGGCGCATTCTACGATCCTTGTTATACTGTTGCCGGCGAACTGGAAGGCACTTTACAGGTGGCAGGTATGGAGGATGCCGAAGTGATCGATCTTGCCAAAACCGGCATGTTTATTCATGAATGGCCAGCACTGATAAAAGCATGTAAACTACTGCAGCCCGATGCCGTAGTGATTTTGGGTGGCAATAACCTGGTATTTACCATGCAGGGAGGAGAAGATCACTACCAGGAGATGTATGAACGATACAGGCAGGAGGGGTTTGCAGGTGTTAAAGCATTCGGTGAAAATGAACTGCGGAAAACCATGACTGCCATCCTGGAGGAAATACAGGCCAGCCTGGTGCAGGCAGGCATTCCGGTTATTTATGTAGTACCGGAATTTAACCTCCGCGATTGGAAAAGCAACACGCATGAACAGGTTGTACCCTGGCTGGAAGACGATCAGGCAGCCCAATGGAAAGAAGCCCGGGATATAGCCCTGAACACGGGCAGTACCAGGGAACCTGAAGCCGTGCGGCTGGCTGCCGAACGCATGATCATTATTGACCCTTCCAACCCATTGGGGTATGAAATATTGGGAGTCCATTACAGTGAAGCACAGGAATGGGATAAAGCAAGGACATACTATGAACAGGCCCGCGATACAGCATTTATGAACAGGGGTATCGTAAGTAAACCCCGTTGTTTTAAAGTAATACAGGATACCATCAGAACAACAGCTCCCGGTTATGGTATCCGTGTGGTGAACCTGCCGGCTGTTTTTAGCAGCCATTTGGATGGCCTGCCCGACAGAAGACTGTTCCTCGATTATTGCCACCTCACGGTTACAGGTATTAAGCTGGCCATGCGTTACACGGCGGCTGCATTGATCGAACGTCTAATAGGTACCACCATCAACGTTGACCTGATCGGCGATTCCGGTATATGGCCCGACAACACGGTACAGGCCGTGGCGCATGCTTGCGCAGCCATCCACAACGCTCACTATGGGCAAACGGCCGATATACTGGCCTGGCATTGCGATAAAGCAGTTGCCTGGTCGGCCAATGTAAAAGACCTGATGGCACGTTTTGCTGATTTCTCCACCAGGAGCACTTCCTCACTCTTCTGCCAGTCTTTTGAAGAGTTGATCACCGAAAGCGAAACACAGCAAAGCCGGAGTATATTTTCACTGGTGCATCCCAGGGGCCAGAAGTTGATGGATATTGAACTCGTAGACTACATCGTACAGTCCCTCAATACCATCCATATAGCGATCGGCGACAGTATCAGGAAAATAAGGATGGAGGACCACGTGGTAGGTCCGCAAAAGAAAAACCTGTTGACCTCTTTTTACACCGATACTTATTACAGCGATCACCTGCCTGGCCTTCAGTCTGCTTATTTCCGGTCGTACCAGGCTACTTCCTCCTTCTGCTTCATCGCACAAAAAGGAACGCTTGGTTTTGAATGGGTATATAGAACGCCTGCTGCAAAACAGGGCGAAAAAAAATTGACCATCTCCATTAATAACAGGCCAATACCTGTAGCAGATTTTCCTTCATCACCTACCTGGTCCAAAGGCGTTTTCGTCATTGAGGAAGACTGGTTGACAGAAGGGGTCAACAAATTATTGATCAACTGGCCCACTCCCGATGCTCCTGTGAAGGAAGTAGCCGGAGCTCCGGCTACTGGTTTTTTCGAGGCAGTATTTCCTGTCAACGGTGAAATAAGTTCTTTCACAGCGGTAGTTACCGTTAAAAATTCTATCATGACGCATAGACCTTCTTCTTCATTAAAGTCTGTAGCCGGGAGCCTTGCTGCTCTCATGATGTCAAAAAGTACTGACCAACAGCAAAAGCTTGCTTTGTTGGAACAATTGGCCATTGAGAAAACAAATACCCCTGATGTTAAGGATACCGGATCTCAGGCACGAAAGCAGGAAAATAATCCTGTAGGCATATGGAAACCTTCACTTACCAATGATAAACTTGTGTATACGCGTGATATGGCAAGAAGACCCGAATGGCCTTTGTGGGCCAATGTGCACGAGATCAAACCCAAAGGCAAAAAGAAGAGGATACTGCTGTTGGGAGAGTCCGTGGCGCGTGGTTACTTTTATGATCCGTATTATACAGTGGCCATGGAGCTGGAAGCTACCATGAATAAAGTAAGTGGCATCCATCCCGTGGAAGTAATTGACCTGGCGCGAACGAGTATGAACCTGCCGGGATTGATCAATATGATCAAAGCCTGTACGGTCTTACAGCCCGATGCGGTGGTAGTATTTGCAGGCAATAACTGGCGTACAGATATTTCCCTTACGGCAGATGCCATGTTTAAGCAAGTGTATGAGATATACAAGAAAGAGTTCTTTACCGGCACACTTTCTTTCCTGGAAGAGAGCCTGAAAGAAAGAGTATTGGAATGTTTGGATACCCTCAGGGAATCGCTGATCAAAAAGAGTATTCCGGTATTGTTTCTTATACCGGGTTTCAACCTGAAAGATTGGCGCAGTAATGCCGTGGAGCAAATGTTGCCCTGGTTGCCCGGAGACCGTATTGGCCAATGGCTGCATTGGAAGGAAGTGGGAGAACAGGCCCTGCAGGATAGCGACCTGCAAACCCTGGAATCAGCGGCGCTTCAGATGACAGTCCTTGATCCCTCCAACCCCCTGGGGCATGAATGGCTGGGACAATGTTACGACCGGAAAGGCTTGCTGGAGCAGGCCCGTGCAAGTTTTGGCGCAGCCCGCGATACGGCGTTGATGAGCCGGGAAGACAGCAAGCCCAGGTGTTATGGAGTAATTCAGCAAACACTGGTGGTGGAGGCCGCCAATTATGGTATAAAGCTCATCAACCTGCCGGTTATTTTTGAAACAGAGCAAGGCAAGCTGGAAGATCGTGACCTTTATCTCGACTATTGCCATCTTACGGTTACGGGTATTAAGATCGCTGCCCGCTATGCAGCGCAGGCGCTGGCGGAAATGATGGAAGGCTTGAAGCTCCGCATTGAAAATGTCCCTCCTTCCGGTCTGCAGCCAACCGCCGGGGTAATGGCTACCGCCCATTTTTGTGCAGCCATTCACAATGCGCACAGTGGGCAGCATCCCGACATTATTCAATACCATTGCAATAAGGCAGTAACACTTGATCCCAATGTAAAAGAACTGATGGTGAGGTATGCCGATTTCTCTACCAGGAAGGCACTGACCTTATTGTGCAGCGCATTTGAAGAATTGATCCTCGAAGGGGAAATGCGTCAGTATGAAGGCGGGTTGGGCCTGGCCCATCCCAGGGGACGTAAACTGATGGATATTGACCTCGTAGACCAGATCATACAATCAGTCAATAGCCCGTTGGCCAATACCATTAACGAGATCAGGCTCAGTGAGCACGGGGTGAGCCAGGGAAAAAAGAACCTCCTGGAATCGTTTTACAGCGCTACTTTCTATCATAATCCCGTACCGAAGCCGGGAGCTGTTTTCCTGCAGGCACGATCCACAGAGACACGTTTTCAATTTGTGGCCGACAGGGATCATATAGACCTGTCAATGGTGTACCGCACTCCTCAAAGGAATTATCCCAACAAAAAGATCAGGATCTGCCTCAATAACAAGAATACCGTGATTGCTGAGATCCCTATGGCCGATAAATGGACCAGCTATTCTTTTTCGATCGCAGACACCCGGCTGAAGAAGGGCGTTAACCACCTCATTATTGACTGGCCCTATACCAGCGAACCACAGTTTACCGAACAAACAGCTTCGGGCCATTCCATGTTCAGGGCCATGTTTCCTGTACTGGGCGAAATAGCTGTTTTTACAGCAATAGCCAATGAGAAAAGCACCGCTTTTGCTAAGAACCAGGATAGCCTGATGAGCCTGGAAGAGAATTAA
- a CDS encoding carbamoyltransferase family protein, which translates to MSTNVIGIAAFFHDSACCLLQDGKITAAAEEERFSRIKADPTLPKEAFKYCLEQGDITIADIDCIAYYEDPEKKLARQFWSGVLGNHPDLLHQINPSMVEDQIREVLGYEGPIKYYDHHSSHAASSFFFSGFKESAILTVDGVGEWATTTYGMGKGNTIDLFEEVHFPDSLGLLYSTITSYLGFGVNDGEYKVMGLAPYGKPLYVDKIYELVQQGADGQYTLDMKYFNFIRGKTMYSELLPALFGQPVRREDSSMDQFHKDVAKSIQVALEEILLQKVNYLHKKTNTNNLCMAGGVALNCVANGQILRKGPFENLFVQPAANDAGGAIGAAALAHIEITGERPAEKKLQHVYLGPAYSSKSVDRLLRSTSIQYKDCRDDYDTLLALTAERLAQGKVIGWFQGRMEFGPRSLGARSILADPRNVTMRDRINAMVKKREGFRPFAPAVLDAKAAEHFDLDHPSPFMLETCQVVSGFDLPAITHVDGSARVQTVHRETNPRFYDLIKAFYELTGCPILLNTSFNIKGEPIVCTPEDATRCFITTDIDSLVMEDFIIDRDGNNLEILKLLLTSQSARPGGITHDVYTFV; encoded by the coding sequence ATGAGTACTAATGTCATTGGTATTGCCGCATTTTTCCATGATTCCGCTTGTTGCCTGCTGCAGGATGGTAAAATAACTGCGGCTGCCGAAGAAGAACGTTTCTCCCGTATTAAAGCCGATCCGACCCTGCCCAAAGAAGCTTTTAAGTACTGCCTGGAACAAGGCGATATCACCATCGCCGATATAGACTGCATTGCTTATTATGAAGATCCGGAAAAGAAACTGGCCCGGCAGTTCTGGAGTGGTGTATTGGGTAATCACCCTGATCTGCTGCATCAGATCAACCCTTCCATGGTGGAAGATCAGATACGCGAAGTGCTGGGATACGAAGGTCCCATAAAATATTATGATCATCATAGCTCCCATGCAGCCAGCAGTTTCTTTTTCTCCGGATTCAAGGAGTCTGCTATCCTCACCGTCGATGGGGTGGGTGAGTGGGCCACTACCACCTACGGCATGGGCAAGGGCAATACGATCGACCTGTTTGAGGAAGTACATTTTCCCGACTCCCTGGGCCTTTTATACAGCACCATCACCAGTTACCTGGGTTTTGGTGTGAACGATGGAGAATACAAAGTGATGGGACTGGCGCCTTATGGCAAACCTTTGTATGTAGACAAGATCTATGAACTGGTACAGCAGGGTGCCGACGGGCAATATACCCTGGATATGAAATACTTCAATTTTATCAGGGGAAAGACCATGTATTCCGAACTCCTGCCAGCTCTTTTTGGACAACCCGTACGCAGGGAAGACTCCTCCATGGACCAGTTCCATAAAGATGTGGCCAAAAGCATCCAGGTGGCACTGGAAGAAATACTCCTGCAAAAAGTAAACTACCTGCATAAGAAGACCAATACCAATAACCTCTGTATGGCAGGAGGAGTAGCCCTCAATTGTGTAGCCAACGGGCAAATATTGCGTAAGGGACCTTTTGAAAACCTGTTTGTTCAGCCTGCAGCCAATGATGCAGGTGGAGCGATTGGCGCCGCAGCGCTGGCGCATATTGAAATAACCGGTGAGCGGCCGGCAGAGAAAAAACTGCAGCATGTGTACCTGGGACCTGCTTATTCTTCCAAAAGTGTTGACAGGCTGTTGCGCTCAACATCCATTCAATACAAGGATTGTCGCGATGATTATGACACCTTGCTGGCGCTGACAGCTGAGCGGCTGGCCCAGGGAAAAGTAATCGGCTGGTTCCAGGGCAGAATGGAATTTGGACCGCGTTCATTGGGAGCAAGGTCTATCCTGGCCGATCCCAGAAATGTGACCATGCGCGACAGGATCAATGCCATGGTCAAGAAAAGAGAAGGATTCAGGCCCTTTGCGCCAGCCGTATTGGATGCGAAAGCTGCAGAGCATTTCGACCTTGATCATCCCTCACCTTTTATGCTGGAAACCTGTCAGGTAGTTTCGGGATTTGATCTGCCTGCAATTACCCACGTGGACGGATCGGCAAGAGTACAAACCGTACACAGGGAAACCAATCCACGGTTCTACGATCTGATCAAGGCTTTCTATGAATTGACCGGGTGCCCCATCTTGCTCAATACCTCTTTCAATATCAAAGGTGAGCCTATTGTATGCACACCCGAAGACGCTACAAGGTGCTTCATTACTACCGACATCGACAGCCTCGTGATGGAAGACTTTATCATAGACCGTGACGGAAATAACCTGGAGATTTTGAAGCTGTTACTGACCAGCCAATCTGCCAGGCCCGGAGGCATCACACACGATGTATACACATTTGTTTAA